From Streptomyces sp. GSL17-111, one genomic window encodes:
- the panB gene encoding 3-methyl-2-oxobutanoate hydroxymethyltransferase gives MTHAHTAADSSQAVKSLYGTAQNRRITVRDLAAAKERGEKWAMLTAYDAVTASVFDESGIPVLLVGDSAGNCHLGYDTTVPVTLDQMAMLSAAVVRGTRRALVVGDLPFGSYQEGPTQALRSATRLVKDAGVGAVKLEGGERSLAQTELLVSAGIPVMSHLGLTPQSVNTMGYRVQGRGDEDAHRLLRDAKAAQDAGAFAVVLEMVPAELAAEVTRSLHIPTIGIGAGGACDAQVLVWTDMAGLTGGRVPRFVKQYAQLRAALGDAAKAFADDVAGGAFPQEEHTFH, from the coding sequence ATGACGCATGCCCACACGGCTGCCGACAGCAGCCAGGCCGTGAAGAGTCTGTACGGTACGGCCCAGAACCGGCGCATCACCGTCCGCGACCTCGCCGCAGCCAAGGAGCGCGGCGAGAAGTGGGCGATGCTCACCGCCTACGACGCGGTGACCGCCTCCGTCTTCGACGAGTCGGGCATCCCCGTCCTCCTCGTGGGGGACTCGGCGGGGAACTGCCACCTCGGCTACGACACCACGGTCCCGGTCACGCTGGACCAGATGGCGATGCTCTCCGCCGCCGTCGTGCGCGGCACGCGCCGCGCCCTGGTCGTCGGCGACCTGCCCTTCGGCTCGTACCAGGAGGGCCCGACCCAGGCGCTGCGCAGCGCGACCCGGCTCGTCAAGGACGCCGGCGTCGGCGCGGTGAAGCTGGAGGGCGGCGAGCGCTCGCTGGCGCAGACGGAGCTGCTGGTCTCCGCCGGCATCCCCGTCATGTCGCACCTGGGGCTGACCCCGCAGTCCGTGAACACCATGGGCTACCGGGTGCAGGGCCGGGGCGACGAGGACGCGCACCGGCTGCTGCGGGACGCCAAGGCCGCGCAGGACGCCGGCGCCTTCGCCGTCGTCCTGGAGATGGTCCCGGCCGAGCTGGCCGCCGAGGTGACCCGCTCCCTGCACATCCCCACCATCGGCATCGGCGCCGGTGGCGCCTGCGACGCCCAGGTGCTGGTGTGGACGGACATGGCGGGCCTCACCGGCGGCCGGGTGCCGCGCTTCGTCAAGCAGTACGCGCAACTGCGCGCGGCCCTCGGTGACGCCGCGAAGGCGTTCGCCGACGACGTCGCGGGCGGCGCCTTCCCGCAGGAGGAGCACACCTTCCACTGA
- a CDS encoding endonuclease/exonuclease/phosphatase family protein, giving the protein MARAYTVHTDAAAGDEESTAERPGAADGRTGRGWRAPGIWRRGIVLAVLAVLLGATMALHARMPNAVGNLGSLVETFLPWFGLGVPVLLVAALLRRSMTALAALLVPVVVWAGMFGGLLTTKSAEGGDLTVLTHNVDAGNADPAGTAEALAESGVDVVALEELPTRSTEVYERALAEEYPHRAVLGTIGVWSRFPLRDTAPVDIKIGWTRALRTTVVTPQGPVAVFAAHLPSVRVKLDAGFTAGQRDDAADQLGRAIADEPLADVVLLGDLNGTMNDRALASVTAQMRSTQGAAGDGFGFSWPASFPMARIDQIMVRGLEPVSSWTLPATGSDHLPVAASLTLSG; this is encoded by the coding sequence ATGGCACGGGCGTACACGGTGCACACGGACGCGGCCGCGGGCGACGAGGAGTCGACCGCCGAACGCCCCGGCGCCGCGGACGGCCGCACCGGCCGGGGCTGGCGCGCTCCCGGGATCTGGCGTCGCGGCATCGTCCTCGCCGTCCTCGCCGTGCTGCTGGGCGCCACCATGGCCCTGCACGCCCGGATGCCGAACGCGGTCGGCAACCTGGGCAGCCTTGTGGAGACGTTCCTGCCGTGGTTCGGCCTCGGCGTCCCGGTGCTGCTGGTGGCCGCCCTGCTGCGGCGCTCGATGACGGCGCTGGCCGCGCTGCTGGTGCCCGTCGTGGTGTGGGCGGGGATGTTCGGCGGGCTGCTGACGACCAAGTCGGCCGAGGGCGGTGACCTCACGGTCCTCACCCACAACGTCGACGCGGGCAACGCGGACCCGGCGGGCACGGCGGAGGCGCTGGCGGAGTCGGGGGTGGACGTCGTCGCGCTGGAGGAACTGCCCACGCGCTCGACCGAGGTGTACGAGCGGGCCCTCGCCGAGGAGTACCCGCACCGTGCGGTGCTGGGCACCATCGGCGTGTGGAGCAGGTTCCCGCTGCGGGACACGGCACCCGTCGACATCAAGATCGGCTGGACGCGGGCCCTGCGGACGACGGTGGTCACGCCGCAGGGGCCGGTCGCGGTCTTCGCGGCGCACCTGCCCTCGGTCCGGGTGAAGCTCGACGCCGGTTTCACGGCGGGGCAGCGTGACGACGCGGCCGACCAGCTGGGCCGGGCCATCGCCGACGAGCCGCTGGCGGACGTCGTCCTGCTCGGCGATCTCAACGGCACCATGAACGACCGGGCCCTGGCCTCGGTCACCGCGCAGATGCGCTCCACCCAGGGGGCCGCCGGGGACGGCTTCGGCTTCTCCTGGCCCGCGTCCTTCCCGATGGCGCGGATCGACCAGATCATGGTGCGCGGGCTCGAGCCGGTCTCGTCCTGGACCCTCCCCGCGACCGGCAGCGACCACCTCCCGGTGGCCGCGTCGCTCACCCTGTCCGGCTGA
- a CDS encoding MFS transporter — MPLAVLALAIGAFGIGMTEFVMMGLLPDVAEDLGTSVPTAGHLVSAYAIGVVIGAPLLTAVGARVPRRRMLVALMALFTVGNLASVLAPGFGTLLAGRLLAGLPHGAFFGVGAVVAARLVAPDRQARAVAAMFLGLTVANVVGVPAGTALGQHFGWRATFLVVTAVGVVAMAALAALVPRLPRESGAGLGGELRALADRQVLLGLLTAVFGFAGVFAVYSYLASTVTEVTGLAESSVTLVLALFGIGMTLGALVAGPLTDRALRPTLYGSLTALALVLLAFHFTAHVRWAALVTVVLIGAVGFMTTTPLQLLVMNKARAAPTLASASNHSAFNLANAGGAWLGGLAVSAGWGWTSPSLVGAGLAVLGLAVAVAAGRLDRDPATPRPASRVVFRGALRTRDHQRV; from the coding sequence ATGCCCCTCGCTGTGCTCGCCCTGGCGATCGGCGCCTTCGGTATCGGTATGACCGAGTTCGTGATGATGGGCCTGCTCCCCGACGTCGCAGAGGACCTGGGCACCTCCGTCCCCACCGCCGGGCACCTCGTCTCGGCGTACGCCATCGGCGTCGTCATCGGCGCCCCGCTCCTGACGGCGGTCGGCGCCCGGGTGCCGCGCCGCCGCATGCTCGTGGCTCTCATGGCCCTGTTCACCGTCGGGAACCTGGCCTCCGTGCTCGCCCCCGGCTTCGGCACCCTGCTCGCCGGACGGCTGCTCGCCGGCCTGCCGCACGGCGCCTTCTTCGGTGTCGGCGCCGTGGTCGCCGCCCGGCTGGTCGCCCCGGACCGGCAGGCCCGCGCCGTCGCCGCGATGTTCCTCGGCCTGACCGTGGCCAACGTCGTCGGCGTCCCCGCCGGGACCGCCCTCGGCCAGCACTTCGGCTGGCGGGCGACGTTCCTCGTCGTCACCGCCGTCGGTGTCGTGGCCATGGCCGCCCTGGCGGCGCTCGTGCCCCGGCTGCCCCGGGAGTCCGGCGCCGGACTGGGCGGCGAACTGCGCGCGCTCGCCGACCGCCAGGTGCTCCTCGGGCTGCTCACCGCCGTCTTCGGCTTCGCGGGCGTCTTCGCGGTCTACAGCTACCTCGCCTCGACGGTCACCGAGGTGACGGGCCTGGCGGAGTCCTCGGTGACGCTCGTCCTCGCCCTCTTCGGCATCGGCATGACGCTCGGCGCCCTCGTCGCCGGGCCGCTCACCGACCGGGCGCTGCGGCCCACGCTCTACGGCTCCCTGACCGCGCTGGCCCTCGTGCTGCTCGCCTTCCACTTCACGGCCCACGTCCGGTGGGCGGCCCTGGTCACCGTCGTGCTCATCGGCGCCGTGGGCTTCATGACCACCACACCGCTCCAGTTGCTGGTGATGAACAAGGCGCGGGCGGCGCCCACCCTGGCCTCCGCCTCCAACCACTCGGCGTTCAACCTGGCCAACGCGGGCGGTGCCTGGCTCGGCGGCCTGGCCGTCTCGGCCGGCTGGGGCTGGACCTCGCCGTCCCTGGTGGGCGCGGGGCTGGCCGTGCTGGGCCTGGCGGTCGCCGTCGCCGCCGGACGGCTGGACCGCGATCCCGCCACCCCCCGGCCCGCCTCCCGCGTCGTCTTCCGGGGCGCCCTGCGGACGCGGGACCACCAGCGCGTGTGA
- a CDS encoding NAD+ synthase, whose product MPQIRLALNQIDSTVGDITRNAEAVVQWTRHAADQGAHLVAFPEMMLTGYPVEDLALRASFVDASRAAVSALAARLAEEGMGEVPVVVGYLDRAEHHSARYGQPAGAPQNAAAVLHRGEVVLTFAKHHLPNYGVFDEFRYFVPGDTLPVVRVHGVDVALAICEDLWQDGGRVPAARSAGAGLLLSVNASPYERDKDDTRLDLVRKRAQEAGCTTAYLAMIGGQDELVFDGDSVVVGAGGEVLARAPQFAEGCVLLDLDLPAAAPEPPSGTVDDGLRVEHRTLSADPLPAYEAEVHGEVAERLGDEEEIYTALVVGLRAYVAKNGFRSVLIGLSGGIDSALTAAVACDAVGAEHVHGVSMPSRYSSQHSRDDAAELARRTGLNFRTVSIEPMFDAYKASAELTGLAEENLQARLRGTLLMGLSNQEGHIVLAPGNKSELACGYSTLYGDSVGAYGPIKDVYKSTVFRLARWRNRSAAERGETPPIPESSITKPPSAELRPGQVDADSLPEYEVLDAVLELYVDRDLGAEEIVARGFDAELVTRVLRMTDTAEYKRRQYPPGTKISPKGFGKDRRLPITNRWRESAGPRG is encoded by the coding sequence GTGCCTCAGATTCGACTCGCCCTGAACCAGATCGACTCCACCGTCGGGGACATCACCCGCAACGCCGAGGCGGTCGTGCAGTGGACGCGCCACGCCGCGGACCAGGGGGCGCACCTCGTCGCGTTCCCGGAGATGATGCTGACCGGCTACCCCGTCGAGGACCTGGCGCTGCGCGCGTCGTTCGTCGACGCCAGCCGGGCGGCGGTCTCGGCGCTGGCCGCGCGGCTGGCCGAGGAGGGGATGGGCGAGGTGCCCGTCGTCGTCGGCTACCTGGACCGCGCCGAGCACCACAGCGCCCGGTACGGGCAGCCGGCCGGTGCGCCGCAGAACGCGGCGGCGGTGCTGCACCGGGGGGAGGTGGTGCTGACGTTCGCCAAGCACCACCTGCCGAACTACGGCGTGTTCGACGAGTTCCGGTACTTCGTGCCCGGCGACACCCTGCCGGTGGTGCGCGTCCACGGCGTGGACGTCGCGCTGGCCATCTGTGAGGACCTGTGGCAGGACGGCGGCCGGGTCCCGGCGGCCCGCAGCGCGGGTGCCGGGCTGCTGCTGTCGGTCAACGCCTCGCCCTACGAGCGGGACAAGGACGACACCCGCCTGGACCTGGTGCGCAAGCGCGCGCAGGAGGCGGGGTGCACGACGGCGTACCTGGCGATGATCGGCGGCCAGGACGAGCTGGTCTTCGACGGGGACTCGGTGGTCGTGGGCGCGGGCGGGGAGGTGCTGGCGCGGGCGCCGCAGTTCGCCGAGGGCTGCGTCCTGCTCGACCTGGACCTCCCGGCGGCGGCTCCGGAGCCCCCCTCGGGCACGGTGGACGACGGGCTGCGCGTCGAGCACCGGACGCTGTCGGCCGACCCGCTGCCCGCCTACGAGGCCGAGGTGCACGGCGAGGTCGCCGAGCGGCTGGGGGACGAGGAGGAGATCTACACGGCGCTGGTGGTGGGGCTGCGGGCGTACGTCGCGAAGAACGGTTTCCGCTCGGTGCTCATCGGCCTCTCCGGCGGCATCGACTCCGCGCTCACGGCGGCCGTCGCCTGCGACGCCGTCGGCGCCGAGCACGTCCACGGCGTCTCCATGCCCTCCCGCTACTCCTCGCAGCACTCGCGGGACGACGCGGCGGAGCTGGCCCGGCGGACGGGGCTGAACTTCCGCACGGTGTCCATCGAGCCGATGTTCGACGCCTACAAGGCGTCGGCCGAGCTGACCGGGCTGGCCGAGGAGAACCTCCAGGCCCGGCTGCGCGGCACGCTGCTGATGGGGCTGTCCAACCAGGAGGGGCACATCGTCCTCGCGCCGGGCAACAAGTCCGAGCTGGCCTGCGGCTACTCGACGCTCTACGGGGACTCCGTCGGGGCGTACGGGCCGATCAAGGACGTCTACAAGTCGACCGTCTTCCGGCTGGCGCGCTGGCGGAACCGGTCGGCGGCCGAGCGCGGCGAGACCCCGCCGATCCCGGAGAGCTCGATCACCAAGCCGCCCAGCGCCGAGCTGCGGCCCGGCCAGGTGGACGCCGACTCGCTGCCGGAGTACGAGGTGCTCGACGCCGTTCTGGAGCTGTACGTGGACCGGGACCTGGGGGCCGAGGAGATCGTCGCCCGGGGCTTCGACGCGGAGTTGGTCACCCGGGTGCTGCGGATGACGGACACGGCGGAGTACAAGCGCCGCCAGTACCCGCCGGGCACGAAGATCTCGCCGAAGGGCTTCGGCAAGGACCGCCGGCTGCCCATCACCAACCGCTGGCGCGAGTCCGCCGGGCCGCGCGGCTGA
- a CDS encoding FAD-binding oxidoreductase, translating to MALDVVAGAAVDDLRTTLSGDVLVPDDPPYDEARALFNGMIDRRPALIVQCATPSDVTEALRFGRQLGLRIAVRGGGHGVAGKALVDGGLVIDLRPMHDVTVDPQARTARVGGGATMGHLDRAAEPYDLATTGGRVSTTGVGGFLLGGGTGWLDRKFGLASDNLLSVDLVTADGERLTASEDEHPELFWALHGGGGNFGVATSFTLRLHPLPVVTVMLLLWGPERGPEVVRTYRDLMETAPDDVCGGVIYLTAPPEPFVPDGLVDRLACAVLVVYTGREAAAREAAAPLLGLRPEGRMIAEMSNADLESMLDDPPGYRNYWSAEHLDALPDEAVDRYCARADDMLVPSPTQHALFPQGGAAGRSTSDHPLPWRHARWAVHPFCLWEDPADDERSRRWARAVREDVRPWASGAVYLNFIGEEGKDRVVAGLGEDNHRRLAEVKARYDPENVFRLNHNIQPATFGS from the coding sequence ATGGCTCTCGACGTGGTGGCGGGCGCGGCCGTGGACGACCTGCGCACGACGCTCTCCGGTGACGTGCTGGTGCCGGACGACCCCCCGTACGACGAGGCCAGAGCGCTGTTCAACGGCATGATCGACCGCCGTCCGGCGCTGATCGTCCAGTGCGCGACACCGTCCGACGTCACCGAGGCACTCCGGTTCGGCCGGCAGCTCGGCCTCCGGATCGCCGTACGGGGCGGCGGGCACGGCGTGGCGGGCAAGGCGCTGGTGGACGGCGGGCTTGTCATCGACCTGCGGCCCATGCACGACGTCACGGTCGACCCCCAGGCCCGCACGGCGCGCGTCGGCGGCGGGGCGACGATGGGGCACCTGGACCGGGCGGCCGAACCCTACGACCTCGCGACGACGGGCGGCCGGGTCTCCACGACGGGCGTGGGCGGCTTCCTGCTGGGCGGCGGCACCGGCTGGCTGGACCGGAAGTTCGGGCTGGCCAGCGACAACCTGCTGTCGGTGGACCTGGTGACGGCCGACGGGGAGCGGCTGACGGCCAGCGAGGACGAGCACCCCGAGCTGTTCTGGGCGCTGCACGGCGGAGGCGGCAACTTCGGGGTGGCCACCTCGTTCACCCTGCGGCTGCACCCGCTGCCGGTGGTGACGGTGATGCTGCTGCTGTGGGGGCCGGAGCGGGGCCCGGAGGTGGTCCGCACCTACCGCGACCTGATGGAGACCGCGCCCGACGACGTCTGCGGCGGGGTCATCTACCTCACCGCGCCGCCGGAGCCGTTCGTCCCCGACGGGCTGGTGGACCGGCTCGCGTGCGCCGTCCTCGTCGTCTACACCGGCCGTGAGGCGGCGGCCCGGGAGGCGGCGGCCCCGCTGCTCGGGCTGCGCCCGGAGGGGCGGATGATCGCGGAGATGTCCAACGCGGACCTGGAGAGCATGCTCGACGACCCGCCCGGCTACCGGAACTACTGGTCGGCCGAGCACCTGGACGCGCTCCCGGACGAGGCGGTCGACCGCTACTGCGCGCGGGCCGACGACATGCTCGTCCCCTCGCCGACCCAGCACGCGCTGTTCCCGCAGGGCGGGGCGGCCGGCCGCAGCACCTCCGACCACCCCCTGCCGTGGCGGCACGCCCGGTGGGCCGTGCACCCCTTCTGCCTGTGGGAGGACCCGGCCGACGACGAGCGGTCCCGGCGGTGGGCCCGCGCGGTGCGCGAGGACGTCCGGCCGTGGGCGAGCGGGGCGGTGTACCTCAACTTCATCGGCGAGGAGGGGAAGGACCGCGTCGTCGCCGGGCTGGGGGAGGACAACCACCGCAGGCTGGCCGAGGTCAAGGCGCGCTACGACCCGGAGAACGTCTTCCGGCTCAACCACAACATCCAGCCGGCGACGTTCGGCAGCTGA
- the glnA gene encoding type I glutamate--ammonia ligase codes for MDKQQEFVLRTLEERDIRFVRLWFTDVLGFLKSVAVAPAELEQAFDEGIGFDGSAIEGFARVYESDMIAKPAPSTFQILPWRAEAPGTARMFCDILMPDGSPSYADPRYVLKRILSRTSDLGFTFYTHPEIEFFLLKNKPVDGSRPTPADSSGYFDHTPQNVGMDFRRQAITMLESMGISVEFSHHEGAPGQQEIDLRYADALATADNIMTFRLVMKQVALEQGVQATFMPKPFSEYPGSGMHTHLSLFEGDRNAFHESGAEYQLSKVGRSFIAGLLRHAGEISAVTNQWVNSYKRIWGGTQRTAGAGGEAPSYICWGHNNRSALIRVPMYKPGKTGSTRIEVRSLDSGANPYLAYAVLLAAGLKGIEEGYELPAGAEDDVWALSDAERRALGIKPLPQNLGEAIDLMEQSELVAETLGEHVFDFFLRNKRQEWEEYRSEVTAFELRKSLPVL; via the coding sequence ATGGACAAGCAGCAGGAATTCGTGCTCCGGACGCTCGAAGAACGGGACATCCGGTTCGTGCGGCTGTGGTTCACGGACGTGCTCGGCTTCCTCAAGTCCGTCGCCGTCGCCCCCGCCGAGCTGGAGCAGGCGTTCGACGAGGGCATCGGCTTCGACGGCTCCGCCATCGAGGGCTTCGCCCGCGTCTACGAGTCCGACATGATCGCCAAGCCGGCGCCGAGCACGTTCCAGATCCTGCCGTGGCGGGCCGAGGCGCCCGGCACCGCGCGGATGTTCTGCGACATCCTGATGCCCGACGGCTCCCCGTCCTACGCCGACCCCCGCTACGTCCTCAAGCGCATCCTCTCCCGCACCTCCGACCTCGGGTTCACCTTCTACACGCACCCCGAGATCGAGTTCTTCCTCCTCAAGAACAAGCCCGTCGACGGCTCCCGCCCCACCCCGGCGGACTCCTCCGGGTACTTCGACCACACCCCGCAGAACGTCGGCATGGACTTCCGCCGGCAGGCGATCACCATGCTGGAGTCGATGGGCATCTCGGTGGAGTTCTCCCACCACGAGGGCGCGCCCGGCCAGCAGGAGATCGACCTGCGCTACGCCGACGCCCTGGCCACCGCGGACAACATCATGACGTTCCGCCTGGTGATGAAGCAGGTCGCGCTGGAGCAGGGCGTGCAGGCGACGTTCATGCCGAAGCCGTTCTCGGAGTACCCGGGCTCGGGCATGCACACCCACCTCTCCCTCTTCGAGGGCGACCGCAACGCCTTCCACGAGTCGGGCGCCGAGTACCAGCTCTCCAAGGTGGGCCGGTCCTTCATCGCCGGACTGCTGCGGCACGCCGGGGAGATCTCGGCCGTCACCAACCAGTGGGTCAACAGCTACAAGCGCATCTGGGGCGGCACCCAGCGCACGGCCGGCGCCGGCGGCGAGGCGCCGTCCTACATCTGCTGGGGCCACAACAACCGCTCCGCGCTCATCCGGGTGCCGATGTACAAGCCCGGCAAGACCGGCTCGACGCGCATCGAGGTCCGCTCCCTGGACTCCGGGGCCAACCCCTACCTCGCCTACGCGGTGCTCCTGGCCGCCGGGCTCAAGGGCATCGAGGAGGGCTACGAACTGCCCGCCGGCGCCGAGGACGACGTGTGGGCGCTGTCGGACGCCGAGCGCCGCGCGCTCGGCATCAAGCCGCTCCCGCAGAACCTGGGCGAGGCCATCGACCTGATGGAGCAGAGCGAGCTGGTCGCCGAGACGCTCGGGGAGCACGTCTTCGACTTCTTCCTGCGCAACAAGCGCCAGGAGTGGGAGGAGTACCGCTCCGAGGTCACCGCCTTCGAACTGCGCAAGTCCCTGCCGGTCCTGTGA
- a CDS encoding bifunctional [glutamine synthetase] adenylyltransferase/[glutamine synthetase]-adenylyl-L-tyrosine phosphorylase, producing the protein MSAGASTGTERPGGPDAGGRRRSAFGRLLRYGFTDPAEAARLLAAPELAPHRDNTVLLDGLGGAADPDLALRGLLRLMEAQRLCGGEDGGQRLLDTVLAAKPLRDRLLGVLGASEALADHLVTHATDWQSLVTWETADLHPGVEEFEAALDGADTPDALRVAYRRALLGIAARDVCGTSDLARTAAELADLATATLRAALAIAEAAAPEDAAACRLAVIGMGKCGGRELNYVSDVDVIFVAELPQGAPEDADEPGALQAATRLAAHLVRICSDTTAEGTIWPVDANLRPEGRNGPLVRTLASHLAYYQRWAKTWEFQALLKARFVAGDGELGRAYCDAVSPLVWQAAERDNFVTDVQQMRRRVIAGIPAAHVERELKLGPGGLRDVEFAVQLLQLVHGRSDPELRSPTTLEALRALAAGGYVGRRDAADLDAAYRFLRTVEHHIQLHRMRRTHLMPEDDAALRRLGRVLGFRAEPVTELHQAWKRHAAAVRRLHEKLFYRPLLDAVAQLAPGETRLRTQAARERLEALGYADPAGALRHLEALASGVSRKSAIQRTLLPVLLGWFADSADPDAGLLGFRQVSDALGKTPWYLRLLRDEGAAAENLARVLSAGRLAPDLLMRAPEAVALLGSAEELAPRGREALTQEVLAAVGRADTAEQAVAAARGVRRRELFRTAAADIIGAYGTEESPAHVDPAPAVDRVGRAVSDLNAATVAGALRAATRTRWGDTLPTRFAVIGMGRFGGLEQGYGSDADVLLVHEPREGVSEREAAEAAFAVAGEMRRLLQLPTTDPPLLIDADLRPEGKSGPLVRSLASYEAYYRRWSLAWESQALLRAEPVAGDAELGRRFLALIDPLRYPEGGPSADAVREIRRLKARMESERLPRGADPTTHAKLGRGGLSDVEWTVQLIQLRHAHDVPDLRTTRTRDALAAARAAHLLDGDDADVLDEAWLLATRVRNAVMLVRGRPGDTFPSEPRELAAVGRYLGYEPGHVGELLEDYRRTTRRARAVMERLFYEDEDRAGG; encoded by the coding sequence GTGAGCGCGGGGGCGTCGACGGGGACCGAGCGGCCGGGCGGGCCGGACGCGGGCGGGCGGCGCCGCAGCGCGTTCGGCCGCCTCCTGCGGTACGGCTTCACCGACCCGGCCGAGGCCGCCCGCCTCCTCGCCGCTCCCGAGCTGGCCCCGCACCGCGACAACACCGTGCTGCTCGACGGGCTCGGCGGAGCCGCCGACCCGGACCTGGCCCTGCGCGGTCTGCTGCGGCTGATGGAGGCACAGCGGCTTTGCGGCGGCGAGGACGGCGGCCAGCGGCTGCTGGACACCGTCCTGGCCGCGAAGCCGTTGCGGGACCGGCTGCTCGGGGTGCTCGGGGCCTCCGAGGCCCTGGCCGACCACCTGGTCACCCACGCCACCGACTGGCAGTCCCTGGTCACCTGGGAGACGGCCGACCTGCACCCGGGCGTCGAGGAGTTCGAGGCCGCGCTCGACGGCGCCGACACCCCCGACGCCCTGCGCGTCGCCTACCGCAGGGCCCTGCTGGGCATCGCAGCCCGCGACGTGTGCGGCACCAGCGACCTCGCCCGGACGGCCGCCGAGCTGGCCGACCTGGCGACCGCCACCCTCCGCGCGGCGCTGGCCATCGCCGAGGCCGCCGCCCCCGAGGACGCCGCCGCCTGCCGACTGGCCGTGATCGGCATGGGCAAGTGCGGCGGCCGGGAGCTGAACTACGTCTCCGACGTGGACGTCATCTTCGTCGCCGAGCTGCCGCAGGGCGCCCCCGAGGACGCCGACGAGCCGGGGGCGCTCCAGGCGGCGACGCGGCTCGCGGCGCACCTGGTGCGGATCTGCTCCGACACCACGGCCGAGGGCACCATCTGGCCCGTCGACGCCAACCTCCGCCCCGAGGGCCGCAACGGCCCGCTCGTCCGCACCCTCGCCAGCCACCTCGCCTACTACCAGCGCTGGGCCAAGACCTGGGAGTTCCAGGCCCTGCTGAAGGCCCGCTTCGTGGCCGGTGACGGGGAGCTGGGCCGGGCGTACTGCGACGCGGTCTCGCCGCTGGTGTGGCAGGCCGCCGAGCGGGACAACTTCGTCACCGACGTCCAGCAGATGCGCCGCCGCGTGATCGCCGGCATCCCCGCCGCCCACGTCGAGCGGGAGCTGAAGCTGGGCCCCGGCGGGCTGCGCGACGTCGAGTTCGCCGTGCAGCTCCTCCAGCTCGTGCACGGCCGCAGCGATCCGGAGCTGCGCAGCCCGACCACCCTGGAGGCGCTGCGGGCGCTGGCCGCCGGGGGCTACGTCGGCCGCCGGGACGCCGCCGACCTGGACGCCGCCTACCGCTTCCTGCGCACCGTCGAGCACCACATCCAGCTGCACCGGATGCGGCGCACCCACCTCATGCCCGAGGACGACGCCGCCCTGCGTCGCCTCGGCCGGGTCCTGGGCTTCCGGGCCGAGCCGGTCACCGAGCTGCACCAGGCGTGGAAGCGGCACGCGGCGGCGGTGCGGCGACTGCACGAGAAGCTGTTCTACCGCCCGCTGCTGGACGCCGTCGCCCAGCTCGCGCCGGGCGAGACGCGGCTGCGGACGCAGGCCGCGCGGGAACGCCTGGAGGCCCTCGGCTACGCCGACCCGGCCGGGGCGCTGCGGCACCTGGAGGCGCTGGCCTCCGGCGTCAGCCGCAAGTCCGCCATCCAGCGCACGCTGCTGCCGGTGCTGCTCGGCTGGTTCGCCGACTCCGCCGACCCGGACGCCGGTCTCCTCGGCTTCCGCCAGGTCTCCGACGCGCTGGGCAAGACCCCCTGGTACCTGCGGCTCCTGCGCGACGAGGGGGCCGCCGCCGAGAACCTGGCCCGGGTGCTCTCCGCCGGCCGGCTCGCGCCCGACCTGCTGATGCGGGCGCCCGAGGCCGTCGCCCTGCTGGGCAGCGCGGAGGAGCTGGCGCCGCGCGGCCGGGAGGCGCTGACCCAGGAGGTGCTGGCCGCCGTCGGACGGGCGGACACCGCCGAGCAGGCTGTCGCCGCCGCCCGTGGGGTGCGCCGCCGGGAGCTGTTCCGGACGGCCGCCGCCGACATCATCGGCGCCTACGGCACCGAGGAGTCCCCGGCCCACGTCGACCCGGCCCCGGCCGTCGACCGGGTCGGCCGCGCCGTCTCCGACCTCAACGCCGCCACCGTCGCCGGGGCCCTGCGCGCCGCGACGCGGACCCGCTGGGGCGACACGCTGCCGACCCGGTTCGCCGTCATCGGCATGGGCCGCTTCGGCGGCCTGGAGCAGGGCTACGGCTCCGACGCCGACGTGCTGCTCGTGCACGAGCCGCGGGAGGGCGTCAGCGAGCGGGAGGCCGCCGAGGCCGCCTTCGCCGTGGCGGGCGAGATGCGGCGCCTCCTCCAGCTGCCCACGACCGATCCGCCGCTGCTCATCGACGCCGACCTGCGCCCCGAGGGGAAGTCCGGCCCGCTGGTGCGCAGCCTCGCCTCCTACGAGGCGTACTACCGCCGCTGGTCACTGGCCTGGGAGAGCCAGGCGCTGCTGCGCGCCGAGCCCGTCGCCGGCGACGCGGAGCTGGGCCGCCGCTTCCTCGCGCTGATCGACCCGCTGCGCTACCCGGAGGGCGGGCCGTCCGCCGACGCGGTGCGCGAGATCCGGCGGCTGAAGGCGCGCATGGAGTCCGAGCGGCTGCCGCGCGGCGCCGACCCGACGACCCACGCCAAGCTGGGCCGCGGCGGCCTGTCCGACGTGGAGTGGACGGTGCAGCTGATCCAGCTCCGCCACGCGCACGACGTGCCCGACCTGCGGACGACGCGGACGCGGGACGCCCTGGCCGCCGCCCGCGCCGCCCACCTGCTGGACGGCGACGACGCCGACGTCCTGGACGAGGCGTGGCTGCTGGCCACCCGGGTGCGCAACGCGGTGATGCTCGTGCGCGGCCGGCCCGGTGACACCTTCCCGTCCGAGCCGCGTGAGCTGGCGGCCGTCGGACGCTACCTGGGGTACGAGCCGGGCCACGTCGGGGAGCTGCTGGAGGACTACCGGCGCACGACGCGGCGCGCCCGCGCCGTCATGGAGCGGCTGTTCTACGAGGACGAGGACCGCGCGGGCGGCTGA